In the genome of Ptychodera flava strain L36383 chromosome 13, AS_Pfla_20210202, whole genome shotgun sequence, one region contains:
- the LOC139148615 gene encoding uncharacterized protein KIAA1958 homolog produces MDISTGAEVEVSAVKLATEFVHEASPAVPVAVPSSTPSSRFAALSSNDIDHFVVDQQNSETVRKTKYHVTLFKQYLQEVDEHREIADIPPHQLDPLVGNFLCVVRKEDGTEYEPSYLRGMLSSLERHLRLAKYEASLVTSLDFFSTREKLKAKQKNLRKHGKGNLPHKADTLTDDDVNKLYADRQLGAHTPQSVINTLWLNNMLHFGMRAVKEHRSLCWGDVKLKRDADGREFIEMTNEHQTKTRTGENVSDVRPVKPQMYSYPDDKNRCPVALYKFYASLRPKNFMGPETPFYLAIKNTPQPSDAVWFKRQAMGPNTIAQIMKNMAGKSGISCRGKRLTNTSARKYLLQKLNDNNVPPTHTMQKSAHKNVQSVNNYCKLSDKQQYAMSHILTDTSHQQLQSSALHPRALTSSTTSYMTSKSSKTHSVGSTSIFENCTIAGGTFNVTCNIREPPCKRKYVIYSDTESENSQ; encoded by the coding sequence ATGGATATCTCTACCGGCGCCGAAGTAGAAGTATCGGCAGTGAAACTCGCCACGGAGTTCGTGCATGAGGCTTCACCTGCTGTACCAGTTGCTGTACCGTCGTCGACTCCGAGCTCTAGATTTGCTGCATTGTCCTCAAATGACATTGACCACTTCGTAGTGGATCAGCAGAACAGTGAAACAGTACGGAAGACTAAATATCATGTAACACTATTCAAACAGTACTTGCAAGAAGTAGACGAACATcgcgaaattgccgatattcCGCCCCATCAGCTCGACCCGCTAGTCGGAAATTTCCTATGTGTTGTTCGTAAGGAGGATGGAACTGAGTACGAACCGTCTTACCTACGAGGGATGTTATCTAGTTTAGAAAGACATCTACGTTTAGCCAAGTATGAAGCATCGTTGGTGAcaagtttggattttttttctaCTCGAGAAaaactgaaagcaaaacagaAAAACCTAAGGAAACACGGTAAGGGAAACCTACCACATAAAGCCGATACTCTCACTGACGACGATGTAAATAAGTTGTATGCGGACAGACAACTAGGCGCCCACACGCCCCAATCAGTCATTAATACACTCTGGTTGAACAATATGTTGCACTTTGGAATGAGGGCAGTGAAAGAACATAGATCTCTTTGTTGGGGAGATGTTAAACTTAAACGAGATGCTGATGGCAGAGAGTTTATTGAAATGACAAACGAACACCAGACGAAGACTAGAACTGGCGAAAATGTGAGCGATGTTAGACCTGTAAAGCCACAGATGTATTCATACCCCGATGACAAAAATAGGTGCCCAGTTGCTCTGTATAAATTCTACGCATCGTTGCGACCAAAGAACTTCATGGGTCCGGAAACTCCGTTCTACTTAGCTATTAAAAATACACCGCAACCGTCTGATGCCGTTTGGTTCAAGCGTCAGGCGATGGGTCCGAACACAATCGCCCAAATAATGAAGAATATGGCTGGGAAAAGCGGAATATCTTGTCGTGGGAAACGACTCACCAATACAAGTGCCAGGAAATACTTGCTACAGAAACTGAATGACAACAACGTGCCACCAACACACACAATGCAGAAAAGCGCGCATAAAAATGTGCAGTCAGTTAATAACTATTGCAAATTGTCCGATAAACAGCAGTACGCTATGTCCCATATCTTGACTGACACATCCCATCAACAACTTCAGAGCAGCGCTCTTCATCCCAGAGCATTAACGTCATCCACAACATCGTACATGACATCAAAGTCCTCAAAAACTCACAGTGTCGGATCCACATCGATATTCGAGAATTGCACTATAGCTGGTGGTACATTCAATGTTACCTGTAATATTCGTGAACCTCCGTGCAAGCgaaaatatgtaatttattcTGACACAGAAAGTGAAAATAGTCAGTAG
- the LOC139148616 gene encoding uncharacterized protein, with translation MSLQPEVQRADGKDDMGDLKPRNHGQAKPHYDVSKHRQSYPPGESQRTVQVTQPSELLTEGSAVNITDSYVQIGQGNMMIVHGQTSNNAMSKASNTEIQNEDKKPREMGNMDEITNRLPESLRLSNQQPIDLQGIGDTREIQPAANMHHKVGPGGDGTTDPGLSQSGERKVKIDPKNMTNGDSSTDGQTREGVEDTHAQDSSEIPSDDTGSQPVSAQSGVSTPSDYPERVQPPTQQTQNNTQPGQDMQVSTDDQPMPSDIDASSNNQSVPPEESSSSDVIGALGDDGGSTDKDEEQKMQESSSQMNDTTGSSSTPSFDEESRLYFLKYSHVEEITDNFKTCISNEGAFGPVYEGVFPFDGPLKGRKVAVKVLNPEGEHGVKEYDREKSVAAVKHPNILPVFAVCDEGDKKCVVYPYMENKDLAHQIKEKNQQLTWKIRLAIAIGLCRAVTCLHSPTELR, from the exons ATGTCTCTGCAACCTGAGGTTCAAAG GGCTGACGGTAAGGATGACATGGGAGATTTGAAACCAAGAAATCATGGACAAGCCAAACCCCATTATGATGTTTCTAAACACCGACAGAGTTACC CTCCTGGTGAATCACAAAGAACTGTGCAGGTAACACAACCTTCGGAGTTGCTTACTGAGGGATCTGCAGTGAATATTACAGATAGCTATGTACAAATTGGTCAAGGCAATATGATGATTGTTCATGGCCAAACATCCAACAATGCCATGAGCAAGGCAT CTAATacagaaatacaaaatgaagacaaaaaaCCGAGAGAGATG GGAAATATGGATGAGATAACCAATCGTCTGCCAGAGAGTCTCaggctatcaaatcagcagccAATAGACTTACAAGGTATTGGAGACACTCGTGAAATCCAGCCTGCAGCTAATATGCATCATAAAGTTGGACCAGGAGGTGATGGTACTACAGACCCAGGCCTTTCACAAAGTGGTGAACGCAAAGTCAAGATTGACCCTAAGAATATGACCAATGGAGATTCTTCTACAGATGGTCAAACAAGAGAAGGTGTTGAGGATACCCATGCACAAGACAGCTCTGAAATCCCGTCTGATGACACAGGTAGTCAGCCGGTTTCAGCACAGAGTGGGGTCTCTACACCATCTGATTATCCAGAGCGTGTACAACCAcctacacaacaaacacaaaacaacacTCAGCCTGGTCAGGATATGCAAGTGTCAACCGATGATCAACCCATGCCTTCTGATATTGATGCCTCAAGTAACAATCAGTCTGTTCCACCTGAAGAAAGCAGCTCATCAGATGTTATTGGCGCACTTGGAGATGATGGTGGAAGCACTGACAAGGATGAAGAACAGAAGATGCAAGAATCTTCAAGTCAGATGAATGATACAACTGGAAGCAGCTCTACACCTTCATTTGATGAAGAATCTCGTctctattttctgaaatattcacATGTTGAAGAAATAACTGATAATTTCAAAACCTGTATTTCAAATGAAGGTGCCTTTGGACCTGTCTATGAAG gtGTCTTTCCATTTGATGGTCCTCTCAAAGGGAGAAAAGTTGCTGTGAAAGTTCTGAATCCAGAAGGAGAACACGGTGTGAAGGAATACGATAGG GAAAAGAGTGTAGCAGCAGTGAAACATCCAAATATTCTCCCAGTCTTTGCAGTTTGTGATGAAGG tgatAAGAAGTGTGTAGTGTATCCGTATATGGAAAATAAAGATCTTGCTCATCAAATCAAGGAAAAGAATCAACAATTAACATGGAAAATAAGACTGGCCATTGCCATTGGACTGTGTCGTGCAGTGACTTGTTTACACTCACCAACAGAGCTAAGGTaa